One stretch of Nocardia fluminea DNA includes these proteins:
- a CDS encoding TRAP transporter permease, translating to MSAAPPVVTAAELGVDDEERPARVLSGFPGRLVGVVALGLALLSVWQVFRPLAQGSQYYLVIFLALALPLVYLSYRSWWGPLDRADGPSVLDGVLAAITLVVCLYPVLPMRIGDAGGGYDAFLDRQGMLAPLDVVMGGLLLVLVLEACRRTTGVILPVVCLVFLGYGYYGGLLPQDWSIAHAGLDVDQIVDALYNSGSGFYGTPLDVAASYIVLFTLYGAVLEFSGAARFFVDLSVSLFRRSHSAAGRTAVASGFLLGTVSGSGTATAVSTGAVTWPILRKAGYRPEQAGGMLAAAGVGAILSPPTLGVAAFIVAEYLDVSYVTVLGWALIPTLLYYLGILLSVEIDARRIHAQRRAPADLTDGPLPTPWWKLLGRFGYHFSSLIVIVVLLLAGVSATRAVVYATVLALLLAIPDRLLRNTPVTEEPESASVDFTKTTAGQGDTTSTDGGSAVDSPRWSRKVVGGFVIGALRSLSYGMRSALPVVAVCAAAGVITAMTTKTGLGAQLAALLVKAGSVLSDDPAVVLATTAVLAAIALSLLGLAVPVTASFVIGWVIIGPALLDLHVAAPAAAMFVFYFSVLSELTPPTALAAVGAAAVTGAKAVPTMWHALRYALPAFLVPLMFVLTDSGRHLLGIGALLDVLWVSAAACAGVAALAAATGGWLFGIGAIGPIPRVIAAAAGLILLYPNPVATGIGLGVLIVAVLAGLVDRANRTSTDTP from the coding sequence ATGAGCGCAGCGCCACCGGTTGTCACTGCGGCGGAGCTGGGGGTGGACGATGAGGAGCGGCCCGCGCGGGTGCTCTCGGGGTTCCCCGGCCGGCTGGTCGGTGTCGTCGCGCTGGGGCTCGCGCTGCTGTCGGTGTGGCAGGTGTTCCGGCCGTTGGCGCAGGGCAGTCAGTACTACCTCGTCATCTTTCTGGCCCTCGCGCTGCCGCTGGTGTATCTGAGCTATCGGTCGTGGTGGGGTCCACTCGATCGTGCTGACGGGCCCTCGGTGCTCGATGGGGTGCTGGCCGCGATCACCCTGGTGGTGTGCCTGTATCCGGTGCTACCGATGCGAATCGGTGACGCGGGTGGGGGATACGACGCGTTTCTCGACCGGCAAGGGATGCTCGCGCCGCTCGATGTCGTGATGGGCGGGTTGCTGTTGGTGCTCGTGCTCGAGGCGTGCAGGCGTACGACCGGGGTGATTCTGCCGGTGGTGTGTCTGGTGTTCCTCGGGTACGGGTACTACGGCGGGCTGCTGCCCCAGGACTGGTCGATCGCGCACGCGGGACTCGATGTCGATCAGATCGTCGACGCGCTGTACAACTCCGGCAGCGGCTTCTACGGCACCCCCCTCGACGTCGCCGCGAGCTACATCGTGTTGTTCACCCTCTACGGCGCCGTGCTCGAATTCTCCGGCGCCGCGAGGTTCTTCGTCGACCTGTCGGTGTCGTTGTTCCGTCGCTCGCACAGCGCGGCGGGGCGCACGGCGGTGGCGTCGGGGTTTCTGCTCGGGACCGTCTCGGGGTCGGGGACCGCGACCGCGGTGAGCACCGGCGCGGTGACCTGGCCGATTCTGCGCAAGGCCGGCTACCGGCCCGAACAGGCGGGCGGGATGCTCGCGGCGGCGGGTGTCGGTGCGATTCTGTCGCCGCCCACGCTGGGGGTCGCGGCCTTCATCGTCGCCGAATATCTCGACGTGTCGTATGTGACGGTGCTCGGGTGGGCGCTGATCCCGACGCTGCTGTACTACCTGGGCATTCTGCTCTCGGTCGAGATCGACGCGCGCCGCATCCACGCGCAGCGGCGGGCGCCCGCCGATCTGACCGATGGCCCGCTGCCCACACCGTGGTGGAAGTTGCTGGGGCGCTTCGGGTATCACTTCTCTTCGCTGATCGTGATCGTGGTGCTCCTGCTGGCGGGGGTGAGCGCGACCCGTGCGGTGGTCTACGCGACGGTGCTCGCGTTGCTGCTCGCGATCCCGGACCGGCTGCTGCGGAACACTCCGGTGACCGAGGAGCCCGAAAGCGCCTCGGTCGACTTCACGAAAACGACTGCCGGACAGGGCGATACGACGTCGACTGACGGTGGCTCGGCAGTGGATTCGCCGCGCTGGTCACGAAAAGTAGTGGGCGGGTTCGTGATCGGGGCCCTGCGCTCCCTGTCGTACGGAATGCGCTCGGCGCTGCCGGTCGTCGCGGTATGTGCGGCGGCGGGTGTGATCACCGCGATGACCACCAAGACCGGCCTCGGCGCGCAATTGGCCGCGCTGCTGGTCAAGGCCGGATCGGTGCTGTCCGATGATCCCGCCGTCGTGCTGGCGACCACCGCGGTGCTGGCGGCGATCGCGTTGTCGCTGCTCGGTCTCGCGGTCCCGGTGACGGCATCGTTCGTCATCGGCTGGGTGATCATCGGACCCGCGCTGCTGGACCTGCACGTCGCCGCACCCGCCGCCGCCATGTTCGTCTTCTACTTCTCGGTGCTCTCGGAGCTGACGCCGCCGACCGCGCTGGCCGCCGTCGGCGCGGCCGCGGTGACCGGCGCGAAGGCCGTACCGACGATGTGGCACGCCCTGAGGTACGCGCTGCCCGCGTTCCTGGTGCCGCTGATGTTCGTGCTCACCGATTCCGGGCGGCACCTGCTCGGTATCGGCGCGCTGCTCGACGTGCTGTGGGTCAGTGCGGCCGCCTGCGCCGGGGTCGCGGCGCTGGCGGCGGCGACCGGCGGATGGTTGTTCGGCATCGGCGCGATCGGCCCGATCCCGCGCGTCATCGCCGCCGCCGCGGGCCTGATCCTGCTGTACCCGAATCCGGTCGCCACCGGGATCGGGCTCGGCGTGCTGATAGTCGCCGTGCTGGCGGGCCTCGTCGACCGGGCGAACAGAACATCCACGGACACACCGTGA
- a CDS encoding type II toxin-antitoxin system HipA family toxin, with amino-acid sequence MNRQNIADSIEFSVCFSPKGLIRQYPADRRCVHGRTERHRRKNSGGATPPPLDPGGARRSCGYIHAHGSRYRTRPGITQHRNGHSSGWCARADADGGAVTDFGALRRVNSADVYKAGRLAASLSRTVDGGTEFRYVPEYSGDPIASTLPLGSEPVIGAAGSVPPFFAGLLPEGHRLTVLRRAVKTSADDELSLLLAVGADTPGDVQVFPAGADPVDVRSLINCMSPDELEFDRLVDDVDQQAIPGIQNKASASMISTPIAAGFGRFILKLSQSEYPHLIENEAVHLAAARALKLPVAASDLVHDKSGRPGLLVRRFDRVHDGDTWRRLAFEDATQLLGLPPSAKYNVDAVQIVAAIADLVRAPLIAARNLYLQFLFAWLTGNGDLHGKNVAVLQDSQGRWDVAPLYDIPCTLIYDDDSMALPIAGRTKGLRARHWAEFAAEIGLPPKAANSAQQRALRAAAAVDLDRLPFTGSPLNMTRRELRVRRGELAQALDS; translated from the coding sequence TTGAATCGGCAAAATATTGCCGATTCGATAGAATTCAGCGTATGCTTCAGTCCGAAAGGGCTAATTCGGCAATATCCTGCCGATCGGAGGTGTGTTCATGGACGTACTGAAAGGCATCGGCGGAAAAATTCGGGCGGAGCGACGCCGCCACCACTTGACCCAGGAGGAGCTCGCCGAAGTTGCGGCTACATCCACGCGCACGGTTCGCGATATCGAACACGGCCGGGGATCACCCAGCATCGGAACGGTCACAGCAGTGGCTGGTGCGCTAGGGCTGACGCTGACGGTGGCGCCGTGACAGATTTCGGGGCGTTGCGCAGGGTCAACAGCGCGGACGTCTACAAAGCCGGCCGGTTGGCTGCCTCGCTCAGCAGAACCGTCGATGGTGGTACCGAATTTCGTTATGTGCCGGAGTATTCCGGCGATCCCATCGCTTCGACATTGCCCCTCGGCAGCGAGCCGGTGATCGGCGCAGCGGGGTCTGTCCCGCCGTTCTTCGCGGGCCTACTGCCGGAGGGGCACCGTTTGACGGTGCTTCGGCGAGCCGTGAAGACAAGTGCCGACGACGAACTCAGTCTGCTCCTCGCGGTCGGTGCCGACACACCGGGTGATGTCCAGGTGTTCCCCGCCGGCGCGGACCCCGTTGACGTTCGCTCGCTCATCAACTGCATGTCACCCGATGAGCTCGAATTCGACCGCCTGGTCGATGATGTCGATCAACAGGCGATTCCGGGTATCCAGAACAAGGCGAGCGCGTCGATGATCAGTACGCCGATCGCAGCCGGCTTCGGCCGATTCATCCTGAAGCTGTCGCAATCGGAATACCCGCATCTGATCGAGAACGAAGCCGTGCACCTGGCCGCTGCCCGAGCACTGAAGCTGCCGGTCGCTGCTTCGGACCTCGTACACGACAAATCCGGCCGGCCGGGTTTGCTCGTCCGCCGCTTCGACCGCGTCCACGACGGGGATACGTGGCGTCGTTTGGCGTTCGAAGATGCCACGCAACTGCTCGGATTGCCGCCATCGGCGAAATACAACGTCGACGCGGTTCAGATCGTCGCGGCGATCGCCGACCTTGTGCGCGCCCCACTGATCGCCGCGCGAAATCTCTACTTGCAGTTCCTGTTCGCATGGTTGACCGGCAACGGCGATCTGCACGGAAAGAACGTGGCCGTACTGCAGGACAGCCAGGGGCGCTGGGATGTCGCACCCCTCTACGACATCCCGTGCACCTTGATCTACGACGACGACTCGATGGCCCTGCCCATCGCTGGACGAACCAAGGGACTTCGGGCAAGACACTGGGCTGAATTCGCCGCGGAAATAGGCCTGCCGCCCAAAGCCGCGAACTCGGCGCAACAACGCGCGCTCCGCGCAGCGGCGGCCGTCGATCTCGACCGACTTCCGTTCACCGGTTCACCATTGAACATGACCCGACGCGAGTTACGCGTGCGCCGCGGAGAGTTGGCGCAGGCGCTCGACTCGTAA
- a CDS encoding L-aspartate oxidase, with translation MTVPVSWEAEVDLVVIGGGVAGLTAARTASLRGLRVLILSKGGPTDTSTQYAQGGIAVVAPLGDSVDSHVRDTVEAGAGLCEVDAVRSIVEGGQAAVAALTDLGAVFDLGRDGQISRTREGGHSTRRIIHAGGDATGAEVQRALNAAGLPVLFGAAALRVVTGTEGVQGVIAVSDNGFGVVHTPAVLLATGGLGQLYALSTNPPGATGDGVALALWAGAAVADLEFVQFHPTVLYTPGGVGRRPLISEAVRGEGAILVDSQGNSVTAGHPRGDLAPRDVVSRAIAERMRALGSDHVFLDARAVEGFAQRFPTITASCLAAGIDPVAQLIPVAPAAHYQCGGVLTDTHGRTDVAGLYAAGEVARTGLHGANRLASNSLLEGLVVGERAGAAATERVGVRARVEEIDSWTVEFAERSVVQQAMTAHASVVRDGDGLARARERIDGAVSTVSLLDSVADSPAQHLRRIEDASLTLTARALLVAAAARTESRGCHTRSESPGAVEDQRHSTAIRLLPEGTLELSVAPTECGAVPLGVR, from the coding sequence ATGACGGTTCCTGTTTCCTGGGAAGCCGAGGTCGACCTGGTCGTCATCGGCGGTGGCGTCGCCGGGCTCACGGCGGCGCGCACGGCCTCGCTGCGTGGGCTGCGGGTGCTCATCCTCAGCAAGGGCGGTCCGACCGACACCTCGACCCAGTACGCGCAGGGCGGTATCGCGGTCGTCGCACCGCTCGGTGATTCGGTCGACTCGCACGTGCGCGACACGGTCGAGGCCGGTGCCGGGTTGTGCGAGGTCGACGCGGTGCGCTCGATCGTCGAGGGTGGGCAGGCCGCGGTCGCCGCGCTGACCGACCTCGGCGCTGTGTTCGACCTCGGTCGCGACGGGCAGATCTCGCGCACCCGCGAGGGCGGGCACAGCACGCGACGCATCATCCACGCCGGTGGGGACGCGACCGGCGCCGAGGTGCAACGCGCGCTCAACGCGGCGGGGTTGCCGGTGCTCTTCGGTGCCGCGGCGCTGCGCGTGGTGACCGGTACCGAGGGCGTACAGGGTGTGATCGCGGTGTCGGACAACGGGTTCGGCGTCGTGCACACGCCCGCTGTGCTGCTGGCGACGGGCGGTCTGGGACAGCTCTACGCACTGAGTACGAATCCGCCAGGAGCGACCGGCGACGGTGTGGCGCTGGCGTTGTGGGCCGGCGCCGCGGTGGCCGATCTCGAATTCGTGCAGTTCCATCCGACCGTGCTGTACACGCCCGGCGGGGTCGGCAGGCGACCGCTGATCAGCGAGGCGGTGCGTGGCGAAGGCGCGATACTCGTTGATTCCCAAGGGAACTCGGTGACCGCCGGACACCCGCGTGGTGACCTGGCGCCCCGTGATGTGGTGTCGCGGGCGATCGCCGAGCGGATGCGGGCGCTCGGCTCCGACCATGTCTTCCTCGACGCCCGCGCCGTCGAAGGGTTCGCCCAGCGGTTCCCGACGATCACCGCCTCGTGCCTGGCGGCGGGGATCGACCCGGTGGCGCAACTGATTCCGGTCGCGCCCGCCGCGCACTATCAGTGCGGTGGAGTGCTCACCGACACGCACGGACGGACCGATGTCGCCGGGCTCTACGCGGCGGGCGAGGTCGCCAGAACCGGACTGCACGGCGCCAACCGGTTGGCCTCCAACAGCTTGCTCGAAGGGCTCGTGGTGGGGGAGCGGGCCGGCGCGGCGGCGACCGAGCGGGTCGGGGTCCGCGCTCGGGTCGAGGAGATCGACTCGTGGACAGTGGAATTCGCCGAGCGTTCGGTGGTGCAGCAGGCGATGACCGCGCATGCTTCCGTTGTGCGGGACGGCGACGGGCTCGCGCGGGCGCGCGAACGGATCGACGGGGCGGTGTCGACGGTGTCGTTGCTCGACTCGGTGGCCGATTCACCGGCTCAGCACCTGCGGCGTATCGAGGACGCGTCGCTGACGTTGACCGCGCGTGCGCTGCTCGTCGCGGCGGCGGCGCGTACCGAGAGCCGGGGGTGTCACACGCGTTCGGAGTCGCCGGGCGCGGTCGAGGATCAGCGGCACAGCACGGCGATCCGGCTGCTGCCGGAAGGCACGCTGGAACTGTCCGTCGCGCCTACCGAGTGCGGTGCGGTGCCTCTCGGCGTGCGATGA
- a CDS encoding nitroreductase/quinone reductase family protein, translated as MDDDATGEKQTISYDDPDAPWNKEFSEEEMAGWNDGVITEFRENQGRVGGDYAGATLLLLTTTGAKSGKPHVVPLGALYRGDVMYVSSFIEDRYPAWYHNAKADPRVTIELGGEKFAATADVLTGERYDEFAAWALAENPLLAEYQAKVDKPLPLVVLTRTAPHQP; from the coding sequence ATGGACGACGACGCGACGGGCGAGAAGCAGACCATCTCCTACGACGACCCGGATGCTCCCTGGAACAAGGAGTTCTCCGAGGAGGAGATGGCGGGCTGGAACGACGGGGTCATCACGGAGTTCCGCGAGAACCAGGGTCGGGTCGGGGGCGACTACGCGGGCGCCACGCTGCTGTTGCTGACGACGACGGGCGCCAAAAGCGGTAAACCGCACGTCGTTCCGCTCGGCGCGCTGTATCGAGGCGACGTGATGTACGTGAGCTCGTTCATCGAGGATCGGTACCCGGCCTGGTACCACAATGCCAAAGCCGACCCCCGGGTCACGATCGAGCTGGGTGGCGAGAAGTTCGCGGCGACGGCCGACGTGCTCACCGGCGAGCGGTACGACGAGTTCGCGGCCTGGGCGCTGGCGGAGAACCCCCTGCTGGCCGAGTACCAGGCCAAGGTCGACAAGCCGCTACCGCTGGTGGTGCTGACCCGGACAGCGCCGCACCAGCCCTGA
- a CDS encoding NUDIX hydrolase, whose protein sequence is MPHSNTIHESLTAVFQVRRFPLSVSAGRGAKHPELAVLLWERALDPQKGTWSLPGGRLRDDEDLDTSARRQLAEKVDVRDLHHLEQVSVFSHPDRVPAPRRIASAYLGLVPLTTEPELPSDTTWHPVSNLPDMSFDHRTVVDHARTRLAAKLSYTNIAYALAPDTFTMSTLREIYCAALGYDVDTTNLQRVLTRRKVITPTGATAPSGRAGGRPAALYRFTDSGLRVTDEFAALRPPG, encoded by the coding sequence GTGCCCCATAGTAACACCATCCACGAATCGCTCACCGCGGTGTTCCAGGTTCGCCGCTTCCCCTTGAGCGTTTCCGCAGGTAGAGGCGCCAAGCACCCGGAGTTGGCGGTTCTGCTGTGGGAACGGGCGCTCGATCCACAGAAAGGCACGTGGTCGCTACCCGGTGGCCGCCTGCGCGACGACGAGGACCTCGACACCTCCGCCCGGCGCCAGCTCGCCGAGAAGGTCGACGTGCGCGATCTCCACCATCTCGAGCAGGTGTCGGTGTTCAGCCATCCCGATCGCGTCCCCGCCCCGCGCCGCATCGCCTCGGCCTACCTCGGCCTGGTCCCCCTCACCACCGAACCCGAACTCCCGTCCGACACCACCTGGCACCCGGTCTCGAACCTGCCCGACATGTCCTTCGACCATCGCACCGTCGTGGATCACGCCCGCACCCGCCTGGCCGCCAAACTCTCCTACACCAATATCGCCTACGCGCTGGCGCCCGACACCTTCACCATGTCCACGCTGCGCGAAATCTATTGCGCCGCACTCGGGTACGATGTGGACACCACCAACCTCCAACGAGTTCTCACCCGCCGCAAGGTGATCACTCCCACCGGCGCCACCGCCCCGTCCGGCCGGGCAGGCGGGCGCCCCGCGGCGCTCTACCGCTTCACCGACTCCGGCTTGCGGGTAACCGACGAGTTCGCCGCTCTCCGTCCCCCCGGGTGA
- a CDS encoding winged helix DNA-binding domain-containing protein has product MLSIDTAQRRARLATRHRLAPSARSNEPVDIARSMVVLHATDPATVYLSVGARGIDLAPADVEKVLYDDRALIRLLAMRRTMFVAPTELLPVLQASTCDALAHKQRRTYGRYIEQAGVVDGDVSTWLADVEAETHAALLARGTATGVQLSKDVPRLRTQINTAPGKSYSKPTSITTWVLVVLGAEGRIVRGRPNGSWTSSQYTWAPVETWLPQGFSPLPAAEARVELVRQWLYAFGPAPITDLKWWTGWTLGEARKALAELDTVEVDLDGTPGLILADDLTPVPTPEPWAALLPALDPTPMGWQSRDWFLGPHAPALFDTNGNIGPSIWADGRIVGGWAQRPDGEVVTRLLEDVDTATRKLIDAETARTTTWFGDTRAIPRFRTPLQRELTT; this is encoded by the coding sequence ATGCTTTCGATCGATACCGCGCAGCGTCGGGCCCGACTGGCGACCAGGCACCGCCTCGCGCCGTCGGCCCGTTCCAACGAGCCCGTGGACATCGCTCGTTCGATGGTGGTTCTGCACGCCACCGATCCGGCGACGGTGTACCTGTCGGTCGGTGCTCGGGGGATCGATCTGGCGCCCGCCGATGTCGAGAAGGTGCTCTACGACGACCGGGCCCTGATTCGCCTGCTGGCCATGCGCCGCACGATGTTCGTCGCGCCGACCGAGTTGCTACCGGTTCTCCAAGCCTCTACCTGTGATGCGCTGGCCCACAAGCAACGCCGCACGTACGGCCGCTATATCGAGCAGGCGGGCGTCGTCGACGGTGATGTCTCGACGTGGCTGGCCGATGTCGAAGCCGAGACCCACGCGGCACTGCTCGCCCGCGGTACGGCGACCGGTGTCCAGCTGAGCAAGGACGTGCCACGTCTGCGCACCCAGATCAACACCGCCCCCGGAAAGTCCTATTCCAAACCGACCAGCATCACCACCTGGGTGCTCGTGGTGCTCGGCGCCGAAGGCCGCATAGTGCGTGGCCGCCCGAACGGCAGCTGGACCAGCAGCCAGTACACCTGGGCGCCCGTGGAAACCTGGCTACCCCAGGGTTTTTCGCCGCTGCCGGCCGCCGAGGCACGCGTCGAACTCGTGCGGCAGTGGTTGTACGCCTTCGGCCCGGCCCCGATCACGGACCTCAAGTGGTGGACCGGCTGGACCCTCGGCGAGGCCCGAAAGGCCCTGGCCGAACTCGACACAGTGGAGGTGGATCTCGACGGCACCCCCGGCCTCATCCTCGCCGACGACCTCACCCCCGTCCCCACCCCCGAACCCTGGGCGGCCTTGCTCCCCGCCCTCGACCCCACCCCCATGGGCTGGCAATCCCGAGACTGGTTCCTCGGCCCCCACGCCCCCGCCCTGTTCGACACCAACGGCAACATCGGCCCCTCCATCTGGGCCGACGGCCGCATAGTAGGCGGCTGGGCGCAACGCCCCGACGGCGAAGTGGTCACCCGCCTCCTGGAAGACGTCGACACCGCCACCCGAAAACTCATCGACGCCGAAACAGCCCGCACCACAACCTGGTTCGGCGACACCCGAGCCATCCCCCGCTTCCGCACCCCCCTACAACGCGAACTCACCACCTGA
- the nadC gene encoding carboxylating nicotinate-nucleotide diphosphorylase: MALDATLDRDELLTLIRNALDEDLRYGPDVTTIATVAEDAVSKASIVSRQHGTVAGLDVGLLVLDEVLGAGTYEITARVADGTRVEPGTSVLSIVAPTRGLLTAERTMLNLVCHLSGIATATAAWVDAVDGTGCEIRDSRKTLPGLRAVQKYAVRVGGGVNHRMGLGDAALIKDNHVVAAGSVVNALRAVRALAPDIACEVEVDSLEQLDAVLAENVELVLLDNFPLWQTQAAVQRRDAAAPATKLESSGGLSLDQAAEYAGTGVDYLAIGALTHSVRVLDLGLDM, encoded by the coding sequence ATGGCACTGGACGCCACTCTGGACCGTGACGAGCTGCTGACGTTGATCCGCAACGCCCTCGACGAGGACCTGCGTTACGGGCCCGACGTCACCACGATCGCCACCGTCGCCGAAGACGCGGTGAGCAAAGCCTCGATCGTCTCGCGCCAGCACGGCACCGTGGCCGGCCTGGACGTCGGGCTGCTCGTGCTCGACGAGGTACTCGGTGCGGGCACCTACGAGATCACCGCACGGGTCGCCGACGGCACCCGAGTGGAACCGGGCACGTCGGTGCTGAGCATCGTCGCCCCCACCCGCGGCCTGCTCACCGCCGAGCGAACCATGCTCAACCTGGTCTGCCACCTCTCCGGTATCGCCACCGCCACCGCCGCCTGGGTCGACGCGGTCGACGGCACCGGATGCGAGATCCGCGACAGCCGCAAGACGCTGCCCGGTCTGCGCGCCGTGCAGAAGTACGCGGTCCGCGTCGGCGGCGGCGTCAACCACCGCATGGGCCTCGGCGACGCCGCCCTGATCAAGGACAACCACGTGGTGGCCGCCGGTTCGGTCGTCAACGCCCTGCGCGCCGTCCGCGCACTGGCACCGGACATCGCCTGCGAGGTGGAGGTGGACAGCCTCGAACAACTCGACGCTGTCCTCGCCGAGAACGTCGAACTGGTCCTGCTGGACAACTTCCCGCTCTGGCAGACCCAGGCCGCCGTCCAGCGCCGCGACGCCGCCGCACCGGCCACGAAACTCGAGTCCTCCGGCGGCCTCTCGCTCGACCAAGCCGCCGAATACGCGGGCACCGGCGTCGACTACCTGGCCATCGGCGCCCTCACCCACTCGGTCCGCGTCCTCGACCTCGGCCTGGACATGTGA
- a CDS encoding P-loop NTPase family protein codes for MAVQRRIVVVGTSGSGKSTLARQISRRLDIPYIELDAIHHQANWTPMAAPEFRAAVAERIAGDGWVVDGNYRGKLADLVWRRADTVAWFDLPRSLVMRQIVRRTVGRVLTGRELWNGNRERWREMISLDPARSVIVWAWTTHAKNRANYSAAQKDPAFRHLTFVRLGSHREAAAFLDGLACAPPSA; via the coding sequence GTGGCTGTGCAGCGACGAATCGTTGTGGTGGGGACGTCGGGGTCGGGCAAGAGCACGCTGGCCCGACAGATCTCGCGTCGGCTCGACATCCCGTACATCGAACTCGACGCGATCCACCACCAGGCGAACTGGACGCCGATGGCCGCGCCAGAATTCCGGGCCGCGGTCGCCGAGCGGATCGCCGGGGACGGTTGGGTGGTCGACGGCAACTACCGAGGCAAACTCGCTGATCTGGTGTGGCGACGCGCCGATACGGTGGCCTGGTTCGATCTACCCCGGTCGCTGGTCATGCGCCAGATCGTGCGCCGGACGGTTGGCCGGGTACTCACCGGGCGGGAGCTGTGGAACGGCAACCGGGAACGCTGGCGCGAGATGATCTCACTCGACCCGGCACGATCGGTGATCGTCTGGGCTTGGACGACACACGCGAAGAACCGGGCGAACTATTCTGCGGCACAGAAGGACCCGGCATTTCGACATCTCACCTTCGTCCGGCTGGGCTCCCATCGCGAGGCGGCCGCGTTCCTCGACGGTCTCGCCTGCGCGCCGCCGTCGGCGTAG
- the nadA gene encoding quinolinate synthase NadA, with translation MATTTAQRTLMDSVFDGPTGYAGVEATPEWAQEVRRLARERNATILAHNYQLPEIQDVADHVGDSLALSRIAAEAEEGTIVFCGVHFMAETAKILSPAKTVLIPDQRAGCSLADSISADELRAWKAEHPDAMVVSYVNTTAEVKALTDICCTSSNAVDVVDSIDPDREVLFLPDQFLGAHVKRETGRENMHIWAGECHVHAGINGDELTEQARTHPDAELFVHPECGCATSALYLAGEGAFPAERVHILSTGGMIDAAKASRSNQVLVATEIGMLHQLRKAAPGIDFQAVNDRASCKYMKMITPAALLRCLVEGADEVHVDLAMAEAGRASVQRMIAIGNSGGGE, from the coding sequence ATGGCGACGACGACTGCACAGCGGACGCTGATGGATTCGGTCTTCGACGGACCCACCGGCTACGCGGGTGTCGAGGCGACGCCGGAATGGGCGCAGGAGGTGCGCCGCCTGGCGCGCGAACGCAATGCGACCATCCTCGCGCACAACTACCAGCTGCCCGAGATCCAGGACGTGGCCGACCACGTCGGCGACTCGCTGGCCCTGTCGCGCATCGCGGCCGAGGCCGAAGAGGGCACCATCGTGTTCTGCGGTGTGCACTTCATGGCGGAGACGGCCAAGATCCTCAGCCCGGCCAAGACCGTACTCATCCCGGACCAGCGCGCGGGCTGCTCGCTGGCCGACTCGATCTCCGCCGACGAGCTGCGCGCCTGGAAGGCCGAGCACCCCGACGCCATGGTGGTGTCGTATGTGAACACCACCGCCGAGGTGAAGGCACTCACCGACATCTGCTGCACCTCCTCCAACGCCGTCGACGTGGTCGACTCGATCGACCCCGACCGCGAAGTGCTGTTCCTGCCGGACCAGTTCCTCGGCGCGCACGTCAAGCGCGAGACCGGGCGCGAGAACATGCACATCTGGGCGGGCGAGTGCCACGTACACGCCGGCATCAACGGCGACGAGCTCACCGAGCAGGCCCGCACGCACCCCGATGCCGAACTGTTCGTGCACCCGGAGTGCGGTTGCGCCACCTCGGCGCTGTACCTGGCCGGTGAGGGCGCGTTCCCGGCCGAGCGGGTGCACATCCTGTCGACCGGCGGGATGATCGACGCGGCGAAGGCGTCGCGCTCCAACCAGGTGCTGGTGGCAACCGAGATCGGCATGCTGCACCAGCTGCGCAAGGCGGCGCCCGGGATCGACTTCCAGGCCGTCAACGATCGCGCGTCCTGCAAGTACATGAAGATGATCACCCCCGCCGCGCTGCTGCGCTGCCTGGTCGAAGGCGCCGACGAGGTGCACGTCGACCTGGCGATGGCCGAAGCAGGCCGCGCCTCGGTGCAGCGGATGATCGCCATCGGCAACTCCGGCGGTGGCGAGTGA